The Candidatus Equadaptatus faecalis genome includes the window GATTCAAAAAGGTCAGCTCCCATACCGGCGATGTCGCCAACGTTGTCGCCGACGTTGTCAGCGATAACCGCAGGGTTGCGGGGGTCATCTTCAGGAATACCTGCTTCAACCTTGCCGACGAGGTCAGCGCCAACGTCCGCCGCTTTCGTATAGATACCGCCGCCGACACGCGCAAAAAGCGCTATTGAAGACGCGCCGAACCCGAATGCGACGATAATGTTGGGATCGTTGAAGACATAATAGGCAACAGCAATGCCGAGAAGACCAACGCCGACGACGGTCATGCCCATAACGCTGCCGCCCGTGAAAGCGACTTTAAGAGCTTCGTTCATGCCGTTCATTGCGGCGCAGGAAGTCTTTCCGTTTGACTTTGTGGCTATTTTCATGCCGATATAGCCGGTAAGCGCCGAGCAGAAAGCTCCGAATACGAAGCATACCGCGCTGGCGACGCTGATCTGCCACGCGAGAATAGCGGCGACTATTACCGCGAAAATGACAAGCGATTTGTATTCCCTGTAAAGGAACGCCATGGCACCGCTCTGAATGATGCCAGAAAGTTCTGCTACTCTTTCGTTGTCAACCTTTGCTTTCGCGATTTTGCCCGCTGCGTAAACCGCATAGACAAGCGCCAAAAGCGCGGCGACAACGACCAGTCCCAGCTGTGATACAAAATTTTCCATGATAGAACAAACCCTCCTCAAGGTACACGCCCCCGCAGAATACGGGGCTGTTTTACAAGTGGATATTATATGTGTTTCGGAGATTAAAAGCAAGTACGGGATATTTGCAAATTGCAGATACAGGGCACAAAAAATCCCGCGCTTCACACAGCGCGGGAGACAATGGCTTTACAAACGCAGCACCTGAAATTACAGACTGTTTTTTTGTCCGGCTGCGCTTTCCCTGTATATATCCAGCATGAAAATTCCAAGGGAAAGAACAAGAGGCCCGAGGAAAAGCCCGACAAAGCCCCACAGATACAAGCCGCTGAAAAGACCGAGGAAAACAATCAGCATGTTTATGTCGCTATTGCCGGAAATGAAAAGCGGGCGTATGAGGTTGTCCGCCGTGCAGACAAGTCCGCCGCACCATGCAAGCAGCACAAACGCGTGGTAGTGGTCGCCTGACGCAAGAAGATAAATAACCGCAAAACCCCATACGGCGGGAGTGCCTATCATCGGAATCATACCGAAAATAAACATCATAAAGCCGAAGAAAATCGGGTTCGGAAGCTTCGCGAGATACCAGCCTATTCCGCCGAGTACACCCTGCACAAAACCGGTCAGCACTATGCCGTAGACAACTGCGCGGAGCATTGTCCTGCCTTTTTCAAAAAATTCCGCCTTCTTATTTTTGCTGAGGGGCAGCAAATCTCCGGCGTAGTTTACGATTTTTTCGCCGTCGCGCAGCAGATAAAACGACGTAAATCCAACGACCACAAACAGCATCAAAAACTTTGACGTGCCGCTTACGATTTTCTGCGAAAGTC containing:
- a CDS encoding AI-2E family transporter; translation: MEKDTAGGRNTAFMIFTAGILLLCALLLRPFFHALAWSVVFSLFAHPLYKKLHTSVFKGRFSDVSSLLVTLVILCFMLLPILWITIFLAQEAASAYDSVVKAGGFMPILQSIYEWLHNFQFIGKRISDWDSIKSQPYFAEGASNLLKWFSMLAKGLSQKIVSGTSKFLMLFVVVGFTSFYLLRDGEKIVNYAGDLLPLSKNKKAEFFEKGRTMLRAVVYGIVLTGFVQGVLGGIGWYLAKLPNPIFFGFMMFIFGMIPMIGTPAVWGFAVIYLLASGDHYHAFVLLAWCGGLVCTADNLIRPLFISGNSDINMLIVFLGLFSGLYLWGFVGLFLGPLVLSLGIFMLDIYRESAAGQKNSL